Proteins from a single region of Oreochromis niloticus isolate F11D_XX linkage group LG7, O_niloticus_UMD_NMBU, whole genome shotgun sequence:
- the rps13 gene encoding small ribosomal subunit protein uS15: MGRMHAPGKGLSQSALPYRRSVPTWLKLTSDDVKEQIFKLAKKGLTPSQIGVILRDSHGVAQVRFVTGNKILRILKSKGLAPDLPEDLYHLIKKAVAVRKHLERNRKDKDAKFRLILIESRIHRLARYYKTKRVLAPNWKYESSTASALVA, from the exons ATGGGTCGCATGCACGCTCCCGG AAAGGGCTTGTCCCAGTCAGCTCTGCCTTACAGGCGCAGTGTTCCCACT TGGCTGAAGCTCACATCTGATGATGTCAAAGAGCAGATCTTCAAGCTGGCCAAGAAGGGTCTGACTCCTTCTCAGATTG GTGTGATTCTGAGGGACTCCCACGGTGTTGCCCAAGTACGTTTTGTCACTGGCAACAAAATTCTGAGGATCCTCAAGTCCAAGGGTCTGGCCCCTGACCTGCCAGAGGATCTGTACCACCTCATCAAGAAGGCTGTGGCGGTCAGGAAGCACctggagagaaacagaaag GACAAGGATGCCAAGTTCCGCCTGATTCTCATTGAGAGCAGGATCCACAGGCTGGCCCGTTACTACAAGACCAAGAGAGTACTGGCCCCCAACTGGAAGTA TGAGTCCTCTACAGCTTCTGCTCTGGTGGCATAA